One Serinicoccus chungangensis genomic window carries:
- a CDS encoding HAD family hydrolase: MSDPEHLDPDSAPLSPLLVALDVDGTIVHHDGYLAPRVREAVRALDALPHVTVMIATGRSVLSTLPVMDQLGLSTAGRPAVCSNGAVTISAAPEVAEGYELVDMVTFDPAPAIALVHTHLPSALVAVEEIGVGFKVSTPFPPGELWGEERVVPVEELSARPATRVTFREPTLSSADFTALVERIGLHGVSYAVGYSAWLDLAPEGVSKASALELVRRRLGVQPHRTVAVGDQRNDLEMLHWAAVGYAMGQAPDEVLRVADRTTGAVEEDGLADALDEVLAELV, from the coding sequence GTGAGCGACCCCGAGCATCTCGACCCTGACTCCGCCCCCCTGTCGCCGCTGCTCGTGGCCCTGGACGTGGACGGCACGATCGTGCACCACGACGGCTACCTGGCGCCGCGGGTGCGGGAGGCGGTCCGCGCGCTGGACGCCCTGCCGCACGTCACGGTGATGATCGCGACCGGGCGCTCGGTCCTCTCCACGCTGCCGGTGATGGACCAGCTCGGGCTGAGCACCGCCGGGCGGCCGGCGGTGTGCTCCAACGGGGCGGTGACGATCAGCGCCGCGCCGGAGGTGGCGGAGGGCTACGAGCTCGTCGACATGGTGACCTTCGACCCGGCCCCGGCCATCGCCCTGGTGCACACCCACCTGCCGTCCGCGCTGGTCGCGGTGGAGGAGATCGGGGTCGGCTTCAAGGTGAGCACCCCCTTCCCGCCCGGCGAGCTGTGGGGCGAGGAGCGGGTCGTGCCGGTCGAGGAGCTGAGCGCCCGCCCGGCGACCCGGGTGACCTTCCGCGAGCCCACGCTCAGCTCGGCCGACTTCACCGCGCTGGTGGAACGCATCGGTCTGCACGGGGTGTCCTACGCCGTGGGCTACAGCGCCTGGCTCGACCTCGCGCCCGAGGGCGTGTCCAAGGCGTCCGCGCTGGAGCTCGTGCGCCGCCGCCTCGGCGTGCAGCCGCACCGCACGGTGGCGGTCGGCGACCAGCGCAACGACCTGGAGATGCTGCACTGGGCCGCCGTGGGGTATGCCATGGGTCAGGCTCCCGACGAGGTGCTCCGGGTCGCGGACCGCACCACCGGTGCGGTCGAGGAGGACGGTCTGGCCGACGCCCTCGACGAGGTCCTCGCCGAGCTGGTCTGA
- a CDS encoding VOC family protein, translating to MRIDHVSYAAGPEGLRATAERLAAQLEVRPHDGGVHPRFGTRNVILPLADERYVEVVEVLDHPASDKAPFGQAVRARSAAGGGWMAWVVAVDDLAPVEERLGRPSVEGHRHTPEGVQLRWRQIGVKNVIDHGNRPFFVRWESAAEHHPSRLAESATRLTGLTIGGDFPEVRQWLGLTGEPQGSFESEIEFGFLEDDDCPCLVEVSFETPQGPVTL from the coding sequence ATGCGTATCGACCACGTGAGTTATGCGGCCGGCCCGGAAGGGCTCCGGGCCACGGCGGAGCGCCTGGCGGCGCAGCTCGAGGTCAGGCCGCACGACGGCGGGGTGCACCCGCGCTTCGGCACCCGCAACGTCATCCTCCCGCTCGCCGACGAGCGCTACGTCGAGGTCGTCGAGGTGCTCGACCACCCGGCCTCCGACAAGGCGCCCTTCGGCCAGGCGGTGCGGGCCCGGTCCGCCGCCGGCGGGGGCTGGATGGCCTGGGTCGTCGCGGTCGACGACCTCGCCCCCGTCGAGGAGCGGCTCGGCCGACCCTCCGTCGAGGGGCACCGGCACACCCCCGAGGGCGTGCAGCTGCGGTGGCGGCAGATCGGCGTCAAGAACGTCATCGACCACGGCAACCGGCCCTTCTTCGTGCGCTGGGAGTCCGCGGCCGAGCACCACCCGTCGCGGCTGGCGGAGTCGGCGACCCGGCTGACCGGCCTCACCATCGGCGGGGACTTCCCCGAGGTGCGCCAGTGGCTCGGGCTGACCGGGGAACCCCAGGGGTCGTTCGAGAGCGAGATCGAGTTCGGCTTCCTCGAGGACGACGACTGCCCGTGCCTCGTCGAGGTCTCCTTCGAGACGCCCCAGGGGCCGGTCACCCTCTGA
- a CDS encoding TrmH family RNA methyltransferase produces MLITSPANPRIKAVAGLRRRRARDAQRRTVVEGHEELSLALEAGVVPELLLLCPELMADGVLGDVLARAGELGVETVEASRAAFEKAAYREGPDGVLAVVPTTQRRPADLSLPEDALVLVCEGVEKPGNLGAVLRTADAAGVDAVVAADPVTDWGNPNTVRASKGTVFSVPVAADGTAATLDWLDGHGIPLVATTPDTDALHTSVDYRGPVAIAVGTEKTGLTDLVLERAAHRVRIPMAGRVNSLNVATSAAIVVYEAVRQRGRGR; encoded by the coding sequence GTGCTCATCACCTCGCCCGCCAACCCGCGGATCAAGGCGGTCGCGGGACTGCGGCGACGGCGGGCCCGGGACGCGCAGCGGCGGACCGTCGTGGAGGGGCACGAGGAGCTGAGCCTGGCCCTGGAGGCCGGGGTCGTCCCCGAGCTGCTGCTGCTGTGCCCCGAGCTCATGGCCGACGGCGTGCTCGGGGACGTGCTGGCCCGGGCCGGCGAGCTGGGGGTGGAGACCGTGGAGGCCTCGCGCGCGGCCTTCGAGAAGGCGGCCTACCGCGAGGGCCCGGACGGGGTGCTCGCAGTGGTGCCGACGACGCAGCGCCGGCCTGCAGACCTGAGCCTCCCGGAGGACGCGCTCGTGCTCGTCTGCGAGGGGGTGGAGAAGCCGGGCAACCTGGGGGCCGTGCTGCGCACCGCCGACGCCGCCGGGGTGGACGCGGTCGTCGCGGCCGACCCGGTGACCGACTGGGGCAACCCCAACACCGTCCGGGCCTCCAAGGGCACCGTCTTCTCCGTGCCCGTCGCCGCGGACGGGACGGCGGCGACCCTGGACTGGCTGGACGGGCACGGCATACCCCTCGTCGCGACCACCCCCGACACCGACGCGCTGCACACCTCGGTGGACTACCGCGGGCCCGTCGCGATCGCCGTCGGCACCGAGAAGACCGGTCTCACCGACCTGGTCCTCGAGCGCGCGGCGCACCGGGTGCGCATCCCCATGGCGGGCCGGGTCAACTCCCTCAACGTCGCGACCTCGGCGGCGATCGTCGTCTACGAGGCGGTCCGGCAGCGGGGCCGAGGTCGATGA
- a CDS encoding ABC transporter permease: MSTRAPWTLVAAREIQVKLTDKNFLIGTGLTILLLLAVLVVPSLLGSSSPDYDVAVTDDRGAAVVAEVDDTLRAEDEEASATAVEVADRDAAESAVLEGDVDAALVAGDGTWELLSDGPDLGALQGLLSEQVRADALADNARSAGTTVEALTAGSEVAVVDVGQEEGGMPPVIAYVLGFAFAGLFYFAAIMFGMQIANSVVEEKQSRIIEILAAKIPTRQLLLGKVLGNTVLAFGQLALIAAVSLVGMTFVDLDVALPGLVGAIAWYLPFFLLGFLALACVWAAAGALASRTEDLQQTTMPLTMVLVVLFIAGVNLEGTARQVFSFLPVASTLVMPMRILEGDTQLWEPVLALVLVVVFCALTITLGSRLYERALLHTSGSLSWRRAMALSKD; the protein is encoded by the coding sequence ATGAGCACCCGCGCCCCGTGGACCCTGGTCGCCGCGCGCGAGATCCAGGTCAAGCTGACCGACAAGAACTTCCTCATCGGCACCGGGCTCACCATCCTGCTGCTGCTGGCCGTGCTCGTCGTGCCCAGCCTCCTCGGCTCCTCCTCGCCCGACTACGACGTGGCCGTGACCGACGACCGCGGCGCCGCCGTCGTGGCGGAGGTCGACGACACCCTCCGCGCGGAGGACGAGGAGGCGTCCGCGACCGCCGTGGAGGTGGCCGACCGCGACGCCGCCGAGAGTGCCGTCCTCGAGGGCGACGTGGACGCGGCGCTCGTGGCCGGCGACGGCACGTGGGAGCTGCTGTCCGACGGCCCCGACCTCGGAGCCCTGCAGGGTCTGCTCAGCGAGCAGGTCCGCGCCGACGCCCTCGCCGACAACGCCCGTTCGGCGGGCACCACCGTCGAGGCGCTCACCGCCGGGTCGGAGGTCGCCGTCGTGGACGTCGGGCAGGAGGAGGGCGGGATGCCACCGGTCATCGCCTACGTCCTGGGCTTCGCCTTCGCCGGGCTGTTCTACTTCGCCGCGATCATGTTCGGCATGCAGATCGCCAACAGCGTGGTGGAGGAGAAGCAGTCGCGGATCATCGAGATCCTCGCGGCCAAGATCCCCACCCGCCAGCTGCTGCTCGGCAAGGTGCTCGGCAACACGGTGCTCGCCTTCGGGCAGCTCGCGCTCATCGCCGCGGTCAGCCTCGTCGGGATGACCTTCGTCGACCTGGACGTGGCGCTGCCCGGGCTCGTCGGGGCGATCGCGTGGTACCTCCCGTTCTTCCTCCTCGGCTTCCTCGCCCTGGCCTGCGTGTGGGCGGCCGCCGGGGCGCTGGCCTCCCGCACCGAGGACCTGCAGCAGACGACGATGCCGCTGACCATGGTGCTGGTCGTCCTCTTCATCGCCGGCGTCAACCTCGAGGGCACCGCCCGGCAGGTCTTCTCCTTCCTCCCGGTCGCCTCCACGCTGGTCATGCCGATGCGGATCCTCGAGGGCGACACCCAGCTGTGGGAGCCGGTCCTGGCCCTCGTGCTCGTCGTGGTGTTCTGCGCCCTGACCATCACCCTGGGGTCGCGGCTCTACGAGCGGGCGCTGCTGCACACCTCCGGCAGCCTGTCGTGGCGCCGGGCGATGGCGCTGTCGAAGGACTGA